The proteins below are encoded in one region of Manis pentadactyla isolate mManPen7 chromosome 2, mManPen7.hap1, whole genome shotgun sequence:
- the BHMT gene encoding betaine--homocysteine S-methyltransferase 1, giving the protein MAPVGGKKAKKGILERLNAGEVVIGDGGFVFALEKRGYVKAGPWTPEAAVEHPEAVRQLHREFLRAGSNVMQTFTFYASEDKLENRGNYVAEKISGQKVNEAACDIARQVADEGDALVAGGVSQTPSYLSCKSEAEVKKVFQQQLEVFMKKNVDFLIAEYFEHVEEAVWAVEALKASGKPVAATMCIGPEGDLHGVPPGECAVRLAKAGASIVGVNCHFDPTISLQTVKLMKEGLEAARLKAYLMSQPLAYHTPDCNKQGFIDLPEFPFGLEPRVATRWDIQKYAREAYNLGVRYIGGCCGFEPYHIRAIAEELAPERGFLPPASEKHGNWGSGLDMHTKPWIRARARKEYWENLRIASGRPYNPSLSKPDAWGVTKGTAELMQQKEATTEQQLRDLFEKQKFRSAQ; this is encoded by the exons ATGGCACCCGTTGGGGGCAAAAAGGCCAAGAAG GGCATCCTAGAACGTTTAAACGCTGGAGAGGTTGTGATTGGAGATGGAGGGTTTGTCTTTGCACTGGAGAAGAGAGGCTATGTGAAGGCAGGCCCCTGGACCCCAGAAGCTGCCGTGGAACACCCGGAAGCAG TTCGCCAGCTTCATCGAGAGTTCCTCAGGGCTGGATCAAATGTCATGCAAACCTTCACCTTTTATGCAAGTGAAGACAAGCTGGAGAACAGGGGAAACTATGTGGCAGAGAAAATATCT GGGCAGAAAGTCAATGAAGCTGCTTGTGACATTGCCCGGCAAGTGGCTGATGAGGGTGATGCTTTGGTGGCAGGAGGTGTGAGTCAGACACCTTCGTACCTTAGCTGCAAGAGTGAAGCTGAAGTTAAAAAAGTATTTCAGCAACAGTTAGAGGTCTTCATGAAGAAGAATGTGGACTTCTTGATTGCAGAG TATTTCGAgcatgttgaagaggctgtgtgGGCAGTTGAAGCCTTAAAGGCATCTGGGAAACCGGTGGCAGCAACCATGTGCATCGGCCCAGAGGGAGATTTGCATGGTGTGCCCCCCGGCGAGTGTGCAGTGCGCCTGGCTAAAGCAG GTGCCTCCATCGTTGGGGTGAACTGCCATTTCGACCCCACAATTAGTTTACAAACAGTGAAGCTCATGAAGGAAGGTTTGGAGGCTGCTCGGTTAAAAGCCTACCTGATGAGTCAACCCTTGGCCTACCACACTCCTGACTGCAATAAACAGGGATTTATTGATCTGCCAGAATTCCCCTTTG GTCTGGAACCCAGAGTTGCAACGAGGTGGGATATTCAAAAATACGCCCGAGAGGCCTACAACCTGGGGGTCAGGTACATTGGCGGGTGCTGCGGCTTTGAGCCCTATCACATAAGGGCGATTGCCGAGGAGCTGGCCCCAGAAAGGGGCTTTTTGCCACCAGCTTCAGAAAAACATGGCAACTGGGGAAGTGGTTTGGACATGCACACCAAACCATGGATTAGAGCCAG GGCCAGGAAGGAATACTGGGAGAATCTTCGGATAGCCTCGGGCAGGCCGTACAACCCTTCACTGTCAAAGCCAGATGCCTGGGGAGTGACCAAAGGCACGGCCGAGCTGATGCAGCAGAAGGAAGCCACAACTGAGCAGCAGCTGAGAGACCtctttgaaaaacagaaatttagaTCTGCACAGTAG